Genomic DNA from Opitutaceae bacterium:
ACGTGACCGATGCCGTGCTGTCCTCCGCCCGAACCGGCCGTTGGGTGAACGTAAGGTCCGCCTGACATCTTCGGCACCGACTTTACGAGCATGCCGCAGCCCCAAAGGGGCGCAATACTCCCAGCCCATGGCGACGCGCCAGGCGACTCGGCGTTGGGTCAATTCCACTCAACACAGCGCGATACGATTCAGAAGTCGATGAAACCAGCTGGCACGATCTCTTCGCCTCTCCTGGCGCAGGGCATCACGCGTTTCAGATGCCGGGCGACTGCGCAGTGGCGCGAGAGTCGCTGGAGAGCACCGGATTTCCATGGTCATTGGAACCTGAATAATGTTAAAGGTGAGGTTTGACCCCATCAGAGTCGGTGGAATTGGAATAATGCGAAAGGTGAGGTTTGACCCCTTTTGCCTTGGAAGGCGGATTTTTGGGTTTGATTCGGAGATGGGTTGCAGGATTTCAGGCAAGGCCGACCCGGCGGATGACTTCCAGGGGTGGTCCGTCGAAGGTGGCTAGTGGGATGTTGCCGATGTATTCCAGATCCTTCGTGCCTTCGGGGGTGGTGTAGAAGCCGCCGGCGGTGAGGTCCCGGAAGAGCGCGAAGAAGATGGACGCCTTGACGAAGGCTGGCCCGGCGGCGGAGCGGAGGCGGATATCGTCGCAGATCGCCGCACGCTGGCTTTCGGAAAGATCAGCGAAAGACTTGGCAAAACGCGATCCAGCCTCGCGATCGATCCATTCCAGTCCGTCCAGCACAATCGGGCGATGCTCGCGCTGCTGCGGGTATGGAGCGCTGACCCATTCGTCGATGAAATCGACCACTCCCACGGCGGAAGCTGACGGAGACTTGTCGTCGGAGGGGATGATGGTGTCGCAGAGCGCCGCCGCCGTCCGACGCTGGGCCTCGTTCAGCGTGAGGGGCCAGAAGTCGCCGGGGTTGTAGGCCTTGGTCAGGTCGGCATCAGTGCCGTATCCCCGGGATGCGAACGCGGCGGATGATTCGCCGCGGACGGCAAGCTGAGCCAGCGGCAGACTCGCCGCGGCGGTCATCATCCACTTGATCGCGACGCGCCGCTCGATGCGACGATTGAGTCCTGATGAATTGTCGGAAGTGCTCATAGGTTCTGCTTCTTCGCCTCTGACACGATGTAGTCGGACGCACGCCAGGCGAGGGCCATGATCGTTTGTGTCGGATTCTTGTCCGCGTTGGAAGGGAACGGCGCCCCGTCGGTCAGGAAGAGGTTTTTCACATCGTGGGTCTGGCACCACTGGTTGGTGACTGAGTTCGACGGCTTGTCCCCCATGATGGCGCCGCCGACCTCGTGGATGATCGAGCCGCCGGGGAGGATGGCTTTTGCACCGTCCGTTTCGACAGGTCCGTTTGTCCGTCCGCCCATTTCCCGGATGACATCAGAAAA
This window encodes:
- a CDS encoding gluconate 2-dehydrogenase subunit 3 family protein, with translation MMTAAASLPLAQLAVRGESSAAFASRGYGTDADLTKAYNPGDFWPLTLNEAQRRTAAALCDTIIPSDDKSPSASAVGVVDFIDEWVSAPYPQQREHRPIVLDGLEWIDREAGSRFAKSFADLSESQRAAICDDIRLRSAAGPAFVKASIFFALFRDLTAGGFYTTPEGTKDLEYIGNIPLATFDGPPLEVIRRVGLA